The following proteins are co-located in the Triticum aestivum cultivar Chinese Spring chromosome 1A, IWGSC CS RefSeq v2.1, whole genome shotgun sequence genome:
- the LOC123059718 gene encoding uncharacterized protein — protein MEELMKEAHALFCGGWGVKESQVFMSTLQHLLTAATQTDDPDAAKTRCWATPQRWLLTLDTTSLRAALWNPSTKKKVDLPSMDKDLPQNCKCLLSREPDSRAGCVVLVVDDDEPVIWFCRVGGAQWSRHEYDITVEKPRGSHAVVLLKDEDELARFSRDGETVPSVFVLEKHNWTGVRVSSSSGNPGGSRSERLQIRSIAAVDGRFYFDVSASKLGVLDFLPGPVFTTLDTERLRVERSCWELAFSHLVESRGRLYLLAMTGSALSSMELYEMDFSKLAWSPVDRVYDQVFFLGRLRFTASCSAWELGLTRARLACSAKMLPSVLRGKAVAPPRPANTAMLICLLVGAGGFAPCSSHGGARERTAHQPCGHDVPRPARRS, from the exons ATGGAAGAACTGATGAAGGAAGCACACGCCCTGTTCTGCGGTGGCTGGGGTGTAAAAGAGTCTCAGGTTTTCATGAGCACGCTCCAACATCTATTAACGGCGGCGACCCAGACCGACGACCCTGACGCCGCAAAGACGAGGTGCTGGGCGACTCCCCAGCGCTGGCTACTCACGCTAGACACGACTTCGCTGCGCGCCGCGCTGTGGAACCCCTCGACCAAGAAGAAGGTCGACCTCCCATCAATGGACAAGGACTTACCCCAGAACTGCAAGTGCCTGCTGTCGCGCGAGCCCGATTCTCGGGCGGGCTGCGTGGTGCTGGTCGTCGACGACGACGAGCCAGTGATCTGGTTCTGCCGCGTCGGAGGCGCGCAATGGAGCAGGCATGAGTACGACATCACCGTCGAAAAGCCACGGGGTTCTCATGCCGTCGTCCTGCTGAAAGACGAAGATGAACTCGCGCGCTTCTCTCGTGACGGAGAAACAGTGCCATCGGTATTCGTCCTGGAGAAACACAACTGGACAGGAGTAAGAGTATCGTCGAGTAGTGGTAATCCCGGCGGCAGCCGTTCGGAGAGGCTCCAGATACGGAGCATCGCCGCCGTCGACGGCAGGTTCTACTTCGACGTGTCCGCCTCGAAGCTCGGCGTCCTCGACTTCCTCCCGGGCCCGGTGTTCACCACGCTCGACACGGAGCGACTACGAGTCGAGCGGAGCTGCTGGGAGCTGGCCTTCTCCCACCTGGTGGAATCCCGAGGGAGGCTCTACCTGCTGGCTATGACCGGGAGTGCTCTGTCCAGCATGGAACTCTACGAGATGGATTTCTCCAAGCTCGCGTGGTCACCGGTGGATCGCGTCTACGATCAGGTCTTCTTCCTGGGCAGGCTGCGTTTCACGGCGTCGTGCTCTGCGTGGGAGCTTGGTCTGACGCGGGCGAGGCTTGCCTGCTCTGCGAaaatgctcccatccgtgctccgtG GCAAAGCAGTAGCTCCTCCACGGCCGGCGAACACCGCGATGTTGATCTGCTTGCTTGTCGGAGCGGGAGGGTTTGCTCCATGCTCGTCCCATGGCGGCGCTCGTGAGCGAACTGCGCACCAACCCTGCGGCCACGACGTCCCTCGCCCCGCGCGGCGCTCGTAG